Proteins co-encoded in one Salvia splendens isolate huo1 chromosome 4, SspV2, whole genome shotgun sequence genomic window:
- the LOC121801559 gene encoding uncharacterized protein LOC121801559 isoform X1, producing MGKEGEIWDDSALIKAFDHAVTKYKAMNVNSGEKAIINAEENLPGAGADNGSIECGSNSEFVQNDDSLLNGLETKTQVVEPAETLVSTEDSPLELGSSAKCVGFFNIHEYPVPPTNDISATTSVSQCQNTASTDIKHQNEASCYSDGSEEYTKLMNKYYEIENQRQHIFQQLNQYSNWNNQYPFSSTSMTEEYQASVPQPYETVACSCPYGCQNWVVPRNSSPAACSDGNYIHTTCLAKCSPNANSEPKKDPDFVNMAMAAAEKALALTKEANGGTYKELGVETGQSPESKSTTDLDVVLRAWYTAGLYTGKYLSEQSSEGSKQGRGI from the exons ATGGGGAAAGAGGGAGAGATTTGGGACGACTCTGCCCTAATTAAAGCCTTCGACCACGCCGTTACCAAATACAAG GCGATGAATGTAAACAGTGGAGAGAAGGCCATTATTAATGCCGAGGAAAATTTACCAGGCGCTGGAGCTGATAATGGAAGCATTGAGTGTGGCTCAAACTCGGA ATTTGTCCAGAATGATGACAGCCTTTTAAATGGGCTGGAAACCAAAACACAGGTCGTGGAGCCTGCAGAGACGTTAGTAAGCACGGAAGATTCTCCTTTGGAGTTAGGTTCTTCTGCAAAATGTGTTGGCTTTTTCAATATTCACGAGTACCCTGTTCCACCCACCAATGACATTTCTGCTACTACATCAGTTTCCCAATGCCAAAATACGGCCTCAACGGATATAAAACATCAAAATGAGGCATCATGCTATTCGGATGGTTCAGAAGAGTATACCAAGTTGAtgaacaaatattatgagattgaGAATCAGAGGCAGCATATTTTCCAGCAACTTAACCAATACAGTAATTGGAATAATCAATATCCCTTTTCCAGTACATCCATGACTGAAGAGTATCAAGCATCTGTTCCTCAACCCTATGAAACTGTAGCTTGTAGCTGCCCATATGGCTGTCAAAATTGGGTTGTTCCACGTAATTCATCACCTGCTGCTTGTTCTGACGGTAACTATATTCATACAACTTGTCTTGCAAAATGTTCTCCGAATGCCAATTCTGAGCCTAAAAAGGATCCTGATTTTGTTAATATGGCGATGGCCGCTGCTGAAAAAGCACTTGCATTAACAAAGGAAGCAAATGGAG GGACATATAAAGAGCTGGGTGTCGAAACTGGGCAATCTCCCGAAAGCAAGTCTACAACAGATCTTGATGTGGTTCTGAGGGCTTGGTACACTGCAGGACTTTATACTGGAAA GTATCTTTCTGAGCAGTCTTCGGAGGGAAGTAAACAAGGTCGAGGCATTTGA
- the LOC121801559 gene encoding uncharacterized protein LOC121801559 isoform X2 codes for MGKEGEIWDDSALIKAFDHAVTKYKAMNVNSGEKAIINAEENLPGAGADNGSIECGSNSEFVQNDDSLLNGLETKTQVVEPAETLVSTEDSPLELGSSAKCVGFFNIHEYPVPPTNDISATTSVSQCQNTASTDIKHQNEASCYSDGSEEYTKLMNKYYEIENQRQHIFQQLNQYSNWNNQYPFSSTSMTEEYQASVPQPYETVACSCPYGCQNWVVPRNSSPAACSDALALTKEANGGTYKELGVETGQSPESKSTTDLDVVLRAWYTAGLYTGKYLSEQSSEGSKQGRGI; via the exons ATGGGGAAAGAGGGAGAGATTTGGGACGACTCTGCCCTAATTAAAGCCTTCGACCACGCCGTTACCAAATACAAG GCGATGAATGTAAACAGTGGAGAGAAGGCCATTATTAATGCCGAGGAAAATTTACCAGGCGCTGGAGCTGATAATGGAAGCATTGAGTGTGGCTCAAACTCGGA ATTTGTCCAGAATGATGACAGCCTTTTAAATGGGCTGGAAACCAAAACACAGGTCGTGGAGCCTGCAGAGACGTTAGTAAGCACGGAAGATTCTCCTTTGGAGTTAGGTTCTTCTGCAAAATGTGTTGGCTTTTTCAATATTCACGAGTACCCTGTTCCACCCACCAATGACATTTCTGCTACTACATCAGTTTCCCAATGCCAAAATACGGCCTCAACGGATATAAAACATCAAAATGAGGCATCATGCTATTCGGATGGTTCAGAAGAGTATACCAAGTTGAtgaacaaatattatgagattgaGAATCAGAGGCAGCATATTTTCCAGCAACTTAACCAATACAGTAATTGGAATAATCAATATCCCTTTTCCAGTACATCCATGACTGAAGAGTATCAAGCATCTGTTCCTCAACCCTATGAAACTGTAGCTTGTAGCTGCCCATATGGCTGTCAAAATTGGGTTGTTCCACGTAATTCATCACCTGCTGCTTGTTCTGACG CACTTGCATTAACAAAGGAAGCAAATGGAG GGACATATAAAGAGCTGGGTGTCGAAACTGGGCAATCTCCCGAAAGCAAGTCTACAACAGATCTTGATGTGGTTCTGAGGGCTTGGTACACTGCAGGACTTTATACTGGAAA GTATCTTTCTGAGCAGTCTTCGGAGGGAAGTAAACAAGGTCGAGGCATTTGA